From a region of the Hymenobacter jejuensis genome:
- a CDS encoding sensor histidine kinase yields the protein MSESHSESSTSLHDALEQLRARADRRRHLVTQVVDVEHSSMDVQRLVQELQVHQIELEMQYEELLRAQAETEVLRVQYVDLYDFAPVGYFTLDAHGLIQQLNICASQQLGTVRQRLQGRRFALFVAPDHRLLFNLFLTKALTADHRQTCEVEMLREDGKSFFAQLEALATPGFDAERPSQHCRVAVIDITARRKATEDLRASEARFRRLFEQSNDAVVLLRNERYIDCNDAAMHLLGTSDKSHIIGQPAWAHCPVVQPNGMKTKVLFQESIQRAKEVGSERCEVLMHRSSGEEIWVESVITLIQDVDEEILIHMVWRNVTAQKRERQLRQASEEGLRLALEASNSGVWSWEFSSDELRWDERAQASFGLALGPGPVPFDVLQQAIHPDDLPTVTHAFQRSIKQRTPFELDYRVLWPDGSVHFVSARGKVFYDEANKPVRFTGLMRDETDQREAEEDLRYQHRLLGRILQNLPVVLLRLSPQGEILEMSGAGLQRMGSHDNEARGANIYEAFPMLTEPMRALLGGEPVTFIGHYDLNGYNAFYQNFGFFDEQKGWGVLFSIDITDSEISRYHLREEKEFSRSLLDNSIDALVALDCEARITAWNRVAASFSNLSEEQALGQSVYDVYPHLNTPEGRVLMQRVMAGEEVQMLGYRFHHRPGFFDAFLTPLKGQDDAVTGTLITIRDVTERNRMEEENTRLKLRQQQEVLSAIMSTQEAERKRISEALHNGVGQLLYATKLHIENHSSNIQKHTAALALLEEAITATRNISFELTPGVLEDFGLKSGLQELVKRIPKTSLDVHLHLVGLSKKRPKLVETAIYRMVQELLNNIMKHAQAKEVFVHVVHEDHQVLISVEDDGVGFEVREDVPMRGIGLAGIRNRVDLLGGTLTIDSRPGRGTIVSIEITLKKDKEDGKKAK from the coding sequence ATGAGCGAGTCCCATTCCGAATCGTCTACCTCGTTGCACGACGCGCTGGAGCAGCTCCGCGCCCGTGCCGACCGGCGCCGGCACCTCGTGACGCAGGTTGTGGACGTCGAGCACTCGTCGATGGACGTGCAGCGCCTCGTGCAGGAGTTGCAGGTGCACCAGATTGAGCTGGAAATGCAGTACGAAGAGTTGCTGCGGGCCCAGGCCGAAACCGAAGTCCTGCGCGTGCAATACGTTGATCTCTATGACTTTGCGCCCGTGGGCTACTTCACCCTCGACGCCCACGGCCTGATCCAGCAGCTCAACATCTGCGCCAGCCAGCAGTTGGGCACCGTGCGCCAACGCCTGCAAGGGCGCCGGTTTGCGTTGTTTGTGGCGCCCGATCATCGGTTGCTGTTCAATCTGTTCCTGACCAAAGCGCTCACGGCTGACCACCGCCAGACCTGCGAAGTGGAAATGCTGCGCGAAGACGGCAAGAGCTTTTTCGCCCAGCTCGAAGCCCTGGCTACCCCTGGCTTCGATGCCGAACGGCCTTCGCAGCACTGCCGGGTGGCAGTCATCGACATCACGGCCCGTCGCAAAGCCACCGAAGACCTGCGAGCCAGCGAAGCGCGGTTTCGCCGCCTTTTCGAGCAGAGTAACGACGCGGTGGTGCTGCTGCGCAACGAGCGCTACATCGACTGCAACGACGCAGCCATGCATCTGCTAGGCACCTCCGACAAAAGTCACATCATCGGGCAGCCGGCCTGGGCGCATTGTCCGGTAGTGCAACCTAACGGTATGAAAACCAAGGTGTTATTTCAGGAAAGCATCCAGCGGGCTAAAGAAGTCGGTTCGGAGCGCTGCGAAGTCCTGATGCACCGCAGTTCGGGTGAGGAAATCTGGGTGGAGTCGGTGATTACGCTGATTCAGGACGTCGACGAAGAAATCCTCATTCACATGGTGTGGCGCAACGTAACGGCCCAAAAACGCGAGCGCCAGCTCCGCCAAGCAAGCGAAGAAGGCCTGCGACTCGCCTTGGAGGCCTCTAATTCTGGCGTGTGGTCGTGGGAGTTCAGCTCCGACGAGTTGCGGTGGGACGAGCGCGCTCAAGCGAGCTTTGGGTTAGCGTTGGGGCCGGGGCCGGTGCCATTCGACGTGTTGCAGCAGGCCATTCACCCCGACGATTTGCCAACCGTTACCCACGCCTTTCAACGCTCCATCAAGCAGCGCACGCCCTTCGAGCTAGACTACCGCGTGCTGTGGCCCGACGGATCGGTACACTTCGTGTCGGCGCGGGGGAAGGTTTTTTACGACGAAGCCAACAAGCCCGTCCGGTTTACGGGCCTGATGCGCGACGAAACCGATCAGCGCGAGGCCGAGGAAGACCTGCGCTACCAACACCGCTTGCTGGGGCGCATTTTGCAAAACCTGCCGGTGGTGCTGCTGCGCCTGTCGCCGCAGGGCGAAATACTGGAAATGTCGGGCGCCGGGTTGCAGCGCATGGGCAGCCACGACAACGAAGCCCGAGGAGCCAACATTTACGAGGCGTTCCCGATGCTTACGGAGCCCATGCGAGCCTTGCTGGGCGGCGAGCCGGTCACCTTCATCGGCCACTACGACCTCAACGGGTACAATGCTTTCTACCAGAACTTCGGCTTCTTCGACGAGCAAAAGGGGTGGGGCGTGCTGTTTTCCATCGACATCACCGATTCGGAAATCTCCCGCTACCACCTGCGCGAAGAAAAAGAGTTTTCGCGCAGCCTGCTCGACAACAGCATCGACGCCCTGGTAGCGCTCGACTGTGAGGCCCGCATCACGGCCTGGAACCGCGTAGCCGCGTCGTTTTCCAACTTGTCGGAAGAGCAGGCGCTGGGGCAAAGCGTGTACGACGTCTATCCACACCTCAATACCCCCGAAGGCCGCGTGCTCATGCAACGCGTGATGGCTGGCGAAGAAGTGCAGATGCTGGGGTACCGCTTCCACCACCGGCCGGGATTTTTCGATGCCTTCCTGACGCCTCTGAAAGGGCAGGACGACGCGGTAACCGGTACGCTCATCACCATCCGCGACGTGACCGAGCGCAACCGCATGGAAGAGGAGAACACGCGCCTCAAGCTGCGCCAGCAGCAGGAAGTGCTGTCGGCTATCATGAGCACGCAAGAGGCTGAGCGTAAGCGTATTTCAGAGGCGTTGCACAACGGCGTAGGCCAACTGCTGTACGCCACCAAGCTCCACATCGAAAACCATTCCTCCAACATCCAGAAGCACACAGCGGCCCTGGCGCTGCTGGAAGAAGCCATCACGGCCACGCGCAACATTTCCTTCGAGCTGACGCCGGGCGTGCTGGAAGATTTCGGTCTGAAAAGCGGGCTCCAGGAGTTGGTAAAGCGCATTCCGAAAACCAGCCTCGACGTGCACCTGCACTTGGTGGGCCTGAGTAAAAAGCGCCCCAAGCTGGTCGAAACGGCCATTTACCGCATGGTGCAGGAGCTGCTCAACAACATCATGAAGCACGCCCAGGCCAAGGAAGTGTTTGTGCACGTGGTACACGAAGACCACCAAGTGCTCATTTCCGTCGAAGACGACGGCGTGGGCTTTGAGGTGCGAGAAGACGTGCCCATGCGCGGCATCGGGCTGGCCGGCATCCGCAACCGCGTCGACCTGCTCGGCGGCACGCTCACCATCGATTCGCGCCCCGGCCGCGGCACCATCGTCAGCATCGAAATTACGCTGAAGAAGGACAAGGAAGACGGGAAAAAAGCGAAGTAG